Part of the Candidatus Eisenbacteria bacterium genome, CCAGTTCAAGGTCGAGCTGCAGCAGCGCTTCGACGATCCGCAGCAAATCGCGACCTTCCTCGGTCAGTTCTACATGTTCGCGAATCTCGCCGCCATCGGCCTGCAACTGTTCCTGACCCGATGGCTCATCGAGCGCGCGGGTGCGGGATGGAGCGCGACACTGTTGCCGTTCGGCCTGGTGGCCGGAGCGACGGGCGTACTGTTCGCACCCGGCGTGTTCTCATCGACCCTGACGCGCGCGTGGGATCACATCGCCCGCATGTCGGTGAATCGATCGGCGACGGAGCTGTTCTACTTCCCGCTCGAACCGGGGATGCGGCGACGCGCCAAGGCCCTGATCGACGCCGGGCTCGAGCGTCTGGGCGACGCATTCGCCGGACTGCTGATCCTGGCCGTCACGTTCGCGGCGGGCGGGGGCCTGCGCGTCATGGCGATCGCGATCCTCGCGGTCGGCGTGGTGTGGGTGATCGCATGGCTCGGCGTTCGCTCGGGCTACGTGCGAGAACTGGGCCGCAATCTGCGCCGCAACAACCTCGAGCTGCGCCGCGAACCGGTTTCACTCCGTGAGGCCACGCTGCTCGCCGAGATGACGAACTTGCTCTCGCACCCGCTCGGACGCGTGGTGACGCAGGCGATCGAGCTGCTGCTCGAAACCGCACCCGAGTCGATCGAGGCCTATCTGGGCGGACTGCTCGAGCATGACTCCCCCGAGGTGCGCGCGCGCGCGCTGTCGCTGGTGCGCGAGCGGCGTCTCGCCACGTGGAGCGGGCGCGTGAGTGCGCTCATGACCGACCCCGACGGAGAGGTGCGCGTTCAGGCGCTGGCGGCGCATTGCGCCCTCGAAGGCGGCGACCCGTTCGAGCCCATGGAGCCGTTTCTCGAGTCGCTCGACCCGCAGCTGCGCCGCGCTGCCGTCAACTGCCTCGCCGAGTTCGCACCCGCTCCATTCGAGGCGCGACTGACCGAGCGACTCACGCGTGTGTTGAGAGAGGGCGTTCGCAGCGATCGCATCGCGGTCGCAGAAGCACTCGGTCGTCACCCCGGCCCCTCGGCGGTTCACGAGTTGCTCGGCCAGCTGCTGCGCGACGACGACCGCGAGGTGCGTCGCACCGCGCTCGTGAGCGCGGGCCGTGTGGGTCGCCGCGTCGACGTGCCGCTGCTGATCGAAGCGCTCGCCACCCGCGAGTTCCGCGAGGCCGCGCATCGCGGGCTGATCGCGATGGGCGAGCGCGTGGTGGGTACGCTCGGCGACTACCTCACCGATTCGAGCGTTTCGCTCGAACTGCGCCAGATCATTCCGCGCGTACTCGGCGACATTCCGACCCAGGAATCGGTCAACGCCATGTTCCGCGTACGCGAGCCCGAGGACACGCGGCTCGACTACCGACTGCTCAAGGCGGAGAACCGGCTGCGCGCGGCGAAGGCGCCGGTTCAGTTTCCGCGCGCGCTCGTGACCGAGGACATCCAGCGCGACGTGCGCCAGTTCCTGTTTGCGCTCGCGCACTATCGGGTGTGCCCGATCGGCGTGGGCCGCGACGCCGAACGGCTGCTCGCCATCGTGTTGAACGAACGCATGGAACAGGCGCTCAATCGCGTGTTCCGACGGCTCGCGCTCATCTACCCGGCGCAGAATGCGCTCGCGGCCTACCATGGCATCCTGTCGGAGCAGTCGCGGGCGCGCGGCGACGCGCTCGAGTACCTCGAGAACGCGCTCGCCCCCGAGCATCGCGCGCTGGTGCTGCCGCTGGTCGACGACTCGGGCGATGCGGGCAGGCTGGCGCTGGCGCGCACGCGCTATGGATTCGCGATCGACTCGTTCGAACAGTCGCTCAAGCAGATCCTCGAACTCGGCGATCCGTGGCTCAAGGCGGTCGCCCTGCACGTGGTCGGGAAGCGGCAGCATCGGGACTTGCTCGGCGACGTGGAACGCAATCTGAGCGCACTCGATACGCGCGTGCGGGAAACCGCGACGTGGGCGCAGCTCGCGCTTCTGGGAGGTTAGGTTCGTGGAAGCCCTGATGACGCTGGTCGAAAAGACGATGTTCCTCAAGAGTGTGGCGCTGCTCTCGGGGGTGCCGACCGAGCCGTTGGCGCAGATCGCCTCACGCGCGCGAGAGATCCATGTGGATCCCGGCGAGGCGCTGTTCCGCGAGGGCGAGCCGAATCGCGGCGTGTTCCTGGTGGTGGTGGGCCGCGTGGTGATCAGCCAGGGCTCGGCACTGCACGGCATTCGCAGCACCGGTGACGGCATTGGCGAGCTGGCGCTCGCCGAGAGCGAGCCGCACAAGGTGACCGCCGTCGCGATGGACCACGTCCACGTCGTGAACATCCCGACCACCGATCTGTTCGAGATCATGCTCGACTTCCCGGAAGTCGGGGTGTCGCTCGCTCGCTTCCTGGCCGGTCGCGTGTTCGAAGTCGGACAGCGCATCGGCGAGCTGGAGGGTCAGGTCGCGCACCTGAACGCGGTCATTCGCGCCGCGGGGCTGACGATCCCGGACCCGTCCACCGTGCTCGGCGGTGAACCCGCGACGAAGCGCTAGGCGGGCATGCAGCGACGCGAACAGGACTTTCTCGAACGCCAGATCGAGCAGCTCGGCGGCGACGCGGCGGAGGCCGAGTCCCTGCGGTCGCTGGCGCTCGCGCTCGATCCCGACGCGCGGCTCCCGGACGAAACCCGCCCGCCGGCGCACGAGG contains:
- a CDS encoding cyclic nucleotide-binding domain-containing protein; the encoded protein is MEALMTLVEKTMFLKSVALLSGVPTEPLAQIASRAREIHVDPGEALFREGEPNRGVFLVVVGRVVISQGSALHGIRSTGDGIGELALAESEPHKVTAVAMDHVHVVNIPTTDLFEIMLDFPEVGVSLARFLAGRVFEVGQRIGELEGQVAHLNAVIRAAGLTIPDPSTVLGGEPATKR